GCGAGATCCGCTTCGGACAGGTCGTCGTTTTTGAGGGCGGTGGTCAGGACGCCGATACCCAGCGGTTTGGTCAGGATCAGGATGTCGCCGGGCCGGGCGCCGCGGTTGAGCCGGAGGTCGGCCCGCTGGACCACGCCAGTCACCGCCAATCCGTACTTCGGCTCGGGGTCGTCGATGGTGTGACCACCGGCGATGGCGATGCCGGCCTCGGCCGCCTTCTCGGCGCCGCCGCGGAAGATCTCGCCCAGCAATGCCATGCCCAGTTTTTTAGGAAATGCGGCGACGTTGAGCGCGGTCACGGGGGTCGCACCCATGGCATAGACGTCCGACAGTGCGTTTGCTACCGCGATCTTGCCAAACAAGTAGGGATCATCCACTACCGGTGTGAAGAAATCGACGGTGGATACCAGCAGGAGCCCGTCGGCAATTTCGTACACCGCGGCGTCGTCGGACGTCTCGTATCCCACCAGCAGGCGGGGGTCATGAAAGGTCGGCATACCGGCCAGCGCCAAGCCCAGCTCCGCCGGGCTCATTTTGGACGCTCAACCGGCGCAGCGGACCAGCTGGGTCAGGCGGACACGTTCGTTCACTCGGGTTGTGCCTCCGGTTCAAGGTTGGGTCATCAGCGCCTGGATGCGCGAGTCCGGGAGGAAGGGCGCGAAGTCCGGATCCTCCCTGAGTTCCTTGAAGTCTTTGAAGCCGCTGTCCACGGCCAGCTTCAGGAAGTGGACCACCTTCTCCAGGTCGTTGACCTGCGCGTACAGTTTGGCGTAATAGAAATTCCGCTTGGCGGCATCGATGTCCAGCGAGCCGATCTCCAGGCCGC
The DNA window shown above is from Acidobacteriota bacterium and carries:
- the selD gene encoding selenide, water dikinase SelD, translating into MSPAELGLALAGMPTFHDPRLLVGYETSDDAAVYEIADGLLLVSTVDFFTPVVDDPYLFGKIAVANALSDVYAMGATPVTALNVAAFPKKLGMALLGEIFRGGAEKAAEAGIAIAGGHTIDDPEPKYGLAVTGVVQRADLRLNRGARPGDILILTKPLGIGVLTTALKNDDLSEADLAPAVAAMEQLNAAAARIMLRHECHAVTDITGFGFLGHLWEMCAASGTGAVIAADAVPAFPAALELARAWKMPGGSVANMEYLQPHVTVDGPVDEGVVNVLYDAQTSGGLLLAVAPASAAPLLTELLPDYPWSRRVGEITAGGAIVIRP